Proteins co-encoded in one Papaver somniferum cultivar HN1 chromosome 5, ASM357369v1, whole genome shotgun sequence genomic window:
- the LOC113279746 gene encoding cytochrome P450 CYP749A22-like: MLEKWKMIHEGNKEIEVQSEFKLLTSEVISKAAFGSNYLEGKSIFDMLQSLVSLFSMDYSAARFPGIRTRAEMDSEKIEEEMHKSILKIINKREAKLKMGNDFLGSLIEAYHEVDENKRITLEDLIDECKTFYNAGHETATPLLTWTCLLLATHADWQEKARNEVIVLLKEDQTAVAQNLPAYEDISYQN; encoded by the exons ATGCTAGAGAAGTGGAAGATGATTCATGAAGGGAATAAGGAGATCGAGGTTCAAAGCGAATTTAAGCTCTTAACGTCAGAGGTAATTTCAAAGGCTGCTTTTGGAAGCAATTATTTGGAAGGCAAGAGCATTTTTGATATGTTGCAAAGCCTTGTTTCGCTATTTTCCATGGATTATTCTGCAGCAAGGTTCCCTGGTATTAG AACAAGAGCTGAAATGGATTCggagaaaattgaagaagaaatgcacaaatccattttgaagataataaataaaagagaagccAAGTTGAAAATGGGAAATGATTTTCTTGGATCACTCATTGAAGCTTACCACGAAGTGGACGAAAATAAAAGAATTACTCTTGAAGATCTCATAGATGAATGCAAAACTTTCTACAATGCTGGTCATGAAACCGCGACACCTTTACTTACATGGACATGTTTATTACTAGCCACTCACGCAGATTGGCAAGAAAAGGCCAGAAATGAAGTGATTGTGTTACTAAAAGAAGATCAAACCGCAGTTGCTCAAAATCTTCCGGCTTATGAAGATATATCCTACCAAAACTAA
- the LOC113282985 gene encoding methyltransferase-like protein 13: protein MAKKAEASSSADLLSTLGDFTSKENWDKFFSIRGSDDTFEWYAEWQFLKTPLLSHLSNHTTQTLDKSNSKSPPPPPSALQILVPGCGNSKLSENVYDAGFQNITNIDFSKVVISDMLRRNIRTRPSMKWRVMDMTQMQFKDGIFDAVLDKGGLDALMEPELGPKLGTQYLAEVKRVLRTGGTFVCLTLAESHVLGLLFSKFRFGWKMNLHVVPSKPSNKPTFRTFMVIAEKDKSADSYQIKSSVEQASLDCDKNQSRGLFEALEAENKIRSECSPGSDILYSLEDLKLGAKGDLKKISLGRRFLLTLGEEGGSRFSYKAVILDAKKLADPFIYHCGVFIVPKVRAHEWLFSSEEGQWMVVESSKAARLIMVFLDARHTHASMDEIQRDLSPLVEDLAPGEHDDESKIPFMMASDGVKRRKVVHQVTSDMTGPITVEDVVYENVDGEGSGVTPPKDLTFRRLTFERSVGLVQSEALVTRESPGQTEKRKSNSAKSRKKGNQISSDPESILKVDHHYLASSYHTGIISGFMLAASNLESIASSGRTMKTVIIGLGAGLLPMFIRGCIPCLDIEVVELDPVIVTLARDYFTFTEDNQLKVHVVDGIKFIEDAATAASSSNETNIREKIDILIIDADSSDSSSGMTCPPEDFLEESFLLSVKKSLSEGGLFVINLVARSKAIREMVVSKLKKVFGSLFYLQLEEDVNEVIFALPMDVPLKEENFPEAALQLQKLLKCTNPDRSENIFNTAKKIKCLK, encoded by the exons ATGGCGAAGAAAGCAGAAGCATCATCATCAGCTGATTTACTAAGCACACTTGGTGATTTCACAAGCAAAGAAAACTGGGACAAATTCTTCAGTATCAGAGGTAGTGACGACACCTTCGAATGGTACGCAGAATGGCAATTTCTCAAAACCCCACTTCTTTCTCATCTATCTAACCACACCACTCAAACCCTAGATAAGTCCAATTCAAAATCACCACCCCCACCCCCCTCGGCTCTTCAGATTCTAGTTCCTGGTTGTGGAAATTCTAAATTATCTGAAAATGTCTATGATGCTGGATTTCAGAACATCACTAACATTGATTTCTCAAAAGTTGTCATCTCTGATATGTTACGGAGGAATATCCGGACGAGACCGAGTATGAAATGGCGTGTTATGGATATGACACAGATGCAGTTTAAGGATGGGATTTTTGATGCTGTTCTTGATAAAGGAGGGTTAGATGCTTTGATGGAGCCTGAGCTTGGACCTAAACTGGGAACTCAGTATTTAGCTGAG GTAAAAAGAGTTTTGAGAACAGGAGGTACTTTTGTGTGTCTCACACTGGCTGAGTCTCATGTTTTAG GTTTACTTTTCTCGAAATTTAGGTTCGGATGGAAAATGAATCTTCACGTCGTACCTAGCAAACCATCTAACAAACCAACTTTTCGAACCTTCATGGTGATTGCTGAAAAAGACAAATCGGCTGATTCATACCAGATCAAATCGTCGGTTGAGCAGGCTTCTCTTGATTGCGATAAGAATCAG AGCCGTGGTCTCTTTGAAGCGCTTGAAGCTGAGAATAAAATACGCAGTGAATGCTCGCCTGGTTCTGATATTTTGTATTCTCTTGAAGATCTAAAGCTAGGAGCTAAAGGTGATCTGAAGAAGATCTCTTTAGGCCGCAGGTTCCTTCTTACATTGGGTGAAGAAGGGGGGTCTCGTTTCAGTTACAAAGCTGTAATTCTTGATGCTAAGAAATTAGCTGACCCATTCATTTATCACTGTGGAGTTTTTATCGTTCCTAAG GTCCGAGCTCATGAATGGCTTTTCTCATCGGAAGAAGGACAATGGATGGTTGTGGAAAGTTCCAAAGCAGCTCGTCTAATCATG gttttcttAGATGCCAGACACACTCATGCAAGTATGGATGAAATCCAG AGGGACCTATCCCCTTTAGTAGAAGATTTGGCACCCGGCGAGCATGATGATGAGTCCAAAATACC GTTCATGATGGCCAGTGATGGTGTTAAGCGGAGGAAGGTTGTTCACCAG GTCACGTCTGATATGACTGGACCCATTACCGTGGAAGACGTGGTCTATGAAAATGTGGATGGTGAAGGCTCTGGTGTCACTCCACCTAAAGATTTGACATTTCGCCGGCTTACTTTTGAAAGAAGTGTGGGGTTGGTGCAGTCAGAAGCTTTGGTAACAAGAGAAAGTCCTGGACAAACAGAGAAGAGAAAAAGCAACTCAGCGAAATCCAGGAAAAAGGGAAACCAAATAAGTTCTG ATCCCGAAAGCATTCTTAAGGTTGATCACCATTACCTCGCCAGCTCTTATCATACTGGGATTATATCTGGCTTTATGCTGGCTGCCTCTAATCTTGAAAGCATAGCATCATCTGGAAGGACG ATGAAGACTGTTATAATTGGTCTTGGAGCTGGGCTTCTTCCTATGTTCATTCGTGGGTGTATTCCTTGTTTGGATATCGAG GTGGTTGAATTAGATCCTGTAATTGTAACCCTGGCAAGAGATTATTTTACTTTTACCGAGGACAATCAATTAAAG GTACATGTGGTGGACGGTATCAAGTTTATTGAAGATGCTGCTactgctgcatcatcttccaatGAAACTAATATTCGCGAGAAAATTGACATACTGATTATTGATGCCGACTCCTCCGACTCAAG CTCTGGAATGACCTGCCCCCCTGAGGACTTCTTGGAGGAATCTTTTCTTTTGTCAGTGAAGAAATCTCTTTCAGAAGGAGGTCTCTTTGTTATTAATTTGGTCGCAAGATCTAAAGCCATTAGGGAGATGGTTGTTTCTAAGCTGAAAAAG GTGTTCGGCAGCCTCTTTTACCTTCAGCTCGAGGAAGATGTTAATGAAGTAATTTTTGCCCTCCCAATGGATGTGCCTCTTAAAGAAGAAAACTTTCCCGAAGCTGCTCTTCAACTTCAGAAGCTATTGAAGTGTACCAACCCGGATAGAAGCGAAAACATTTTTAATACCGCAAAAAAGATCAAGTGTTTGAAATAG
- the LOC113279748 gene encoding protein MAINTENANCE OF MERISTEMS-like, protein MEENMGLGNQYLFPNHYDELKRVFVLWKLGKCLFTNASSVVLIGFLEALEDLQQAPTYDWGSVILSEIYMNLIDCSTCVRDRFDAFWGLLEYWWYTWFRVSEPSIKNHTNVFPIIRKYDSENWKPIQIEDGQHTAIVHKIQQLSITSRKFISQPYEAIPEFEEEQAQRMLQLSLTRIVLYNPISQKGVWYYGERQLLQLQRRSVISVNPYQRSEVSEDDYLKLLREDHHWQEADQLIQEPTDRNDYLFWFDTIFKSNIAMQPQILGRVDFPALGRIALADELT, encoded by the exons ATGGAGGAGAACATGGGACTTGGTAATCAATATTTGTTCCCTAACCATTATGATGAGCTCAAAAGGGTGTTTGTATTGTGGAAACTAGGGAAATGTCTATTTACAAATGCTAGCTCAGTGGTTTTAATTGGTTTTCTCGAAGCATTAGAAGATTTACAACAAGCACCAACATATGATTGGGGGTCTGTGATTTTATCAGAAATCTACATGAATCTCATTGATTGCTCGACGTGTGTCAGAGATCGTTTTGATGCTTTTTGGGGACTTttggag tattggtggtatacatgGTTCCGTGTTTCAGAACCTTCTATTAAGAATCATACCAATGTTTTTCCGATCATACGGAAGTACGATTCCGAGAATTGGAAACCTATACAgattgaagatggtcaacataCTGCTATTGTTCATAAGATTCAACAGTTGAGCATAACAAGCCGTAAATTTATCTCCCAGCCGTATGAAGCAATACCTGAGTTCGAAGAAGAACAAGCTCAGAGAATGTTGCAGCTAAGCCTTACAAGGATCGTGTTATACAACCCTATTTCTCAAAAGGGTGTTTGGTATTATGGTGAAAGACAACTTCTTCAGTTGCAAAGAAGATCAGTAATATCCGTCAACCCCTATCAAAGATCTGAGGTTTCTGAAGATGACTACTTAAAATTGTTAAGGGAAGATCATCATTGGCAAGAAGCTGATCAATTGATCCAGGAGCCAACAGATAGAAATGATTACCTATTTTGGTTTGACACtattttcaagtccaatattgcTATGCAACCGCAAATTTTAGGTCGAGTTGATTTCCCAGCTTTAGGTAGGATTGCACTTGCTGATGAATTAacataa
- the LOC113282986 gene encoding B-cell receptor-associated protein 31-like, whose product MYQLLIMVLIVEGIMAFLLVVKIGPFRDLVMKVIDQLKTGKGPEITVKTIVGVMSLILASSVYNFLWIQNKNVKHGTLTPMDQVLVRTHLLDSSLIAFSLFLWFIIYRLHHYLTKMCGLKTKAQFCKEEVEKLQLKIKEKEEKASKERRLLNEEVSKLKENLKKMKSESEEKDKRVLAAESDVAALQKQSNDLLLEYDRLLEDNQILQSQNLGYR is encoded by the exons ATGTATCAGTTATTAATTATGGTTTTGATTGTTGAAGGAATCATGGCATTTCTTCTAGTAGTAAAGATCGGACCATTCAGAGATTTAGTAATGAAAGTGATAGACCAGTTAAAGACTGGTAAAGGACCAGAAATCACAGTTAAAACTATTGTAGGAGTTATGTCTTTGATACTTGCTTCCAGTGTTTACAACTTTCTTTGGATCCAGAACAAAAATGTCAAGCATGGTACTCTCACACCAATGGATCAAGTTCTTGTTAGAACTCACCTTCTTGACTCCTCACTGATTG CATTCTCCCTTTTCCTCTGGTTCATTATTTACCGGTTGCACCACTATCTTACGAAAATGTGTGGTCTAAAGACTAAAGCCCAGTTTTGCAAAGAGGAAGTGGAAAAACTTCAGCTGAAAATCAAAGAGAAGGAAGAAAAAGCTTCAAAGGAAAGAAGACTGTTAAATGAAGAAGTCTCCAAACTGAAAGAGAATTTGAAAAAGATGAAATCAGAATCTGAAGAAAAGGATAAACGAGTACTTGCAGCAGAATCTGACGTTGCTGCCCTTCAGAAGCAATCCAACGACCTACTGCTTGAATATGACCGCCTTCTAGAGGACAATCAAATTCTTCAAAGCCAGAATCTCGGATACAGGTAG
- the LOC113277905 gene encoding uncharacterized protein LOC113277905 isoform X1, with amino-acid sequence MVWSGFGLMGQEVYCKGNTNTLAGNVPPKANFSWTCRRLNGLNSSSMIEGGNFDGAKAYKDSKIRNMLTCKSSTDIITRRPELHLLLSALVALLVPGAYSIVQNPFPSVPEVHYQGLVKDLHRCLLELE; translated from the exons ATG GTTTGGTCTGGCTTTGGATTGATGGGACAAGAAGTCTACTGtaaag GTAACACAAACACATTGGCTGGTAATGTACCTCCAAAGGCCAACTTTTCGTGGACTTGCAGGAGGCTGAATGGGTTGAACAGTTCATCCATGATTGAGGGAGGAAACTTTGATGGTGCCAAGGCCTACAAGGATAGCAAAATCCGCAACATGCTTACATGCAAGAGTTCCACAGACATTATCACCAGGAGACCGGAATTACATTTGCTTCTCTCTGCCCTGGTTGCATTGCTTGTTCCGGGAGCATATTCCATTGTTCAGAACCCTTTTCCCTCCGTTCCAGAAGTACACTACCAAGGGTTGGTAAAGGATTTGCACAG GTGTTTATTGGAGCTGGAATAA
- the LOC113277905 gene encoding uncharacterized protein LOC113277905 isoform X2 — MGQEVYCKGNTNTLAGNVPPKANFSWTCRRLNGLNSSSMIEGGNFDGAKAYKDSKIRNMLTCKSSTDIITRRPELHLLLSALVALLVPGAYSIVQNPFPSVPEVHYQGLVKDLHRCLLELE, encoded by the exons ATGGGACAAGAAGTCTACTGtaaag GTAACACAAACACATTGGCTGGTAATGTACCTCCAAAGGCCAACTTTTCGTGGACTTGCAGGAGGCTGAATGGGTTGAACAGTTCATCCATGATTGAGGGAGGAAACTTTGATGGTGCCAAGGCCTACAAGGATAGCAAAATCCGCAACATGCTTACATGCAAGAGTTCCACAGACATTATCACCAGGAGACCGGAATTACATTTGCTTCTCTCTGCCCTGGTTGCATTGCTTGTTCCGGGAGCATATTCCATTGTTCAGAACCCTTTTCCCTCCGTTCCAGAAGTACACTACCAAGGGTTGGTAAAGGATTTGCACAG GTGTTTATTGGAGCTGGAATAA
- the LOC113277904 gene encoding mitochondrial inner membrane protease subunit 1-like, with product MNALRNLFKGKGIEIAKEAFDRTILVGKFLCFLHVTNNYICSPTLVFGPSMLPTLSITGDLVLTEKISTRLGKVNNGDIVLVRSPENPKKILTKRILGMEGDKVTYLIDPHNSEKCRTITVPKGHIWIQGDNIYASMDSRQFGPVPYGLVQGKVFWRIWPISGFGSLGEEV from the exons ATGAATGCATTGAGGAATCTGTTCAAAGGAAAGGGCATTGAGATTGCAAAAGAAGCATTTGATCGAACAATTTTAGTTGGGAAATTTCTTTGCTTTCTTCATGTTACTAACAACTACATCTGCAGTCCTACTCTT GTGTTTGGTCCTAGTATGCTCCCGACTTTAAGCATAACAGGTGATTTGGTTTTGACGGAGAAGATATCTACTCGTTTAGGGAAGGTGAATAATGGAGATATAGTGCTTGTACGCTCACCTGAGAATCCTAAAAAGATTCTTACCAAGCGTATTTTGGGCATGGAAGGAGACAAAGTAACTTACTTGATCGACCCGCACAATTCTGAGAAATGTCGAACTATTACG GTGCCAAAGGGACATATTTGGATCCAAGGAGATAACATATATGCCTCAATGGACTCACGCCAATTCGGTCCTGTTCCATATGGTCTTGTTCAAGGCAAGGTGTTTTGGAGG ATTTGGCCAATCAGCGGCTTTGGATCGCTAGGAGAAGAAGTCTAG
- the LOC113277906 gene encoding uncharacterized protein LOC113277906, which translates to MTADGKHHRYGGGILWGILKKHDPNAYKEIMVKGKEIERQFKQQAPKELNPSLQKTAQSSIAGPMINQTSAGTALAPPLNCRPAACNIKRDRISVMNRIRVPVTYDDLLGEEVEDHERT; encoded by the exons ATGACTGCTGATGGAAAGCATCATCGCTATGGTGGTGGCATATTATGGGGCATTCTGAAGAAACATGACCCTAATGCTTACAAAGAGATCATGGTCAAGGGCAAGGAAATTGAG AGGCAATTCAAACAACAAGCGCCAAAGGAATTAAACCCGTCTTTGCAAAAGACTGCACAATCCTCAATTGCTGGTCCAATGATTAACCAGACATCAGCTGGAACTGCCCTTGCACCTCCTCTAAACTGTCGACCCGCAGCTTGTAATATAAAAAGAGACCGTATATCTGTTATGAATAGGATTCGGGTACCTGTAACTTATGATGACTTGCTTGGAGAAGAAGTGGAGGACCATGAGCGAAcgtga